In Plasmodium gaboni strain SY75 chromosome 11, whole genome shotgun sequence, the following proteins share a genomic window:
- a CDS encoding hypothetical protein (conserved Plasmodium protein, unknown function), with amino-acid sequence MKNVKQNISNFRELAKQLEACIHFDSTDIEVMRDIYLKCKKDLISLEKITLEALEKGKANLFEELVQVSTEVNRSIKLFEKFEREHKKDGTVRISEGTNQTTFSYDMKEQNKKKKKHNDRKHEKRNNRESIRRHKSQHYEEDQDEDEYYVDDDEEENDKRREKRNKRKDSEKKKERKKEKKKSHVNEEKYKDRNTNRRDTYMYRSDSKHSYNKDFDDVHDTNLFSSEFDEELNEYRNEKFNKNMNMKEKRKSKNDKNNKNNSRKSYKMKNNEHLNNFNEEDEIENENKDDKFEFSDDNYNDNKKNYFNENKLYNLDDSSSNDIIHSMNKRNSLEKEFLSSNKPLNLLVHISEIINVSMNLKKNVNIFITIKSVDNKIYLKKKTKNKSIQNCSINISESFDFSCNYNKKLYLIIDIIDSTDGTYYYNSVINLNKILLRKNKYFLPTIYTLTPKNEKAKLEQGLLYNENSTNINPYKQVPSNFINLQSSGFTNMKNMNQASNDQIKNGVYNNKQNLTPSPFFGFKKNYNNPNLNNQNMNNFNFSSRNVNCYPNLNNFNFTSRNMNNHNLNNFKNVYVSPNLNNMNYGTRNMRVTPFNSPGLNMGRPYMFSPRQYPQMNNMNMNVSGMGYMNNMNNMNNMNNVNNMNNMNNVNNVNNLNNVNNLNNNQFANYFNNVPTVGNINKGVIESNTFNNTNVNKTLLQNNNFNNNSNNSGAIFFDKNGYLNNANTMTYKRDEEKVPSNCTYIIMNVFLKNKEFDHVTELKKQNKLNVFKELYNGCNKEKIYYLTKNKENEKKIEELDKMVMLLELDNESYLDANKKLKEIIEGNKEIIKRIEKVLTKKNNKIEKLEKENQKIIETEKELEGNKKENNVLSEKITKLNSIYNKNIIKLKDSSQINNNLNSKVNNLIFQLQNSQCKNEKLMLYLSFLLKHIHKLNCEQNDILNFQKFQQRNSQIVNSLLDKESLHQLNNHTCTDILNEKKENENIYTKENSSKKYIKEILKFIKKEKNNENYKNSKLLQDILDICEDVNNNNNNNNNKINIKDEELLNSKKEKNLLTYENDSNLIEDYKDNNDNNQTNVSLKDQNDLLLQEDSYIDDFLMNQYKNYMTLSSKEKRQDGLDELKQKKKKKKGNINKNDYIYNNKKHSYFYNLSKKFDSDEEINSDDQYYNQEQQRLRNKKYKDKSKYQHYNNDTDNTFDLKHDNKNNTYLDHAKDIPLYDHYNNIINCSNSTYSFNMLNNIEHDPILISYKKKIKNNKKKHKNNENSENSENSENIENSENIKNIENTDKRLKNKMKGKNEKKTKSSLVQSNLFLGINKDDDAQKKYVHNYKKKKNKINGILSPNEHYTFSNCEIDSYIKETEKRTNIILSDGYLNDKKSLMQINNDNKKNSKKYNKKNKNKKYSLNWNDNINQKFSVSKYGQKGLLNERHLNENDLINKEQHNVNINNTKLSLNKIKNINDFSKKTTNDYVSDYKNFEQKFNYFVRVSKNLKGTILTNNDDKLSYAININEKNYFTNLEKIINKCNKKEQNISHLNNYLNTQMGSNFITQEEINEHKKFMRIFYTKNNKGIIFQNNLMKIYAKIYMNHSSTTTKQKTYQLDISNMTKDISSTDNNNNNDDNKNNDNNNNNNNNNNNNNNDDNNNNNDNNNNNNDNNNNNNDSNKMNIIENNPSNDKIYMNIYVKSILYNILYIKCDLSENKMDHIKVIKRNLKKNQNQVIEENEYINLKKNDICLLYTLCFKKAYLNHMLLFLNMDCLINDNTIIKFKLSLPFPHLFLFKPNSLYLNNFIKNISGTTKYYCKTYYYNLLKFTTFEEFINSLKLYNSFNVFHFNSYNILYTTYPIDNKNKILLLIVCDFIKTKNKNNSDQVKLHFISLSNTIISFAINLFKQIL; translated from the exons atgaaaaacgttaaacaaaatatttcaaattTTAGAGAATTAGCAAAACAGTTGGAGGCATGTATTCATTTCGATTCAACTG ATATTGAGGTTATGAGagatatttatttaaaatgtaaaaa agatttaatttcattagaaaaaataacatTGGAAGCTTTAGAAAAGGGGAAAGCAAATTTATTCGAAGAACTAGTACAg GTTTCAACCGAAGTAAATAGATCAATAAAACTTTTTGAAAAATTTGAGAGAGAACACAAAAAAGATGGTACCGTAAGAATTTCTGAGGGTACTAATCAAACGACCTTTAGTTATGATATGAAGGAACAAAAcaagaaaaagaaaaaacatAATGATAGAAAACatgaaaaaagaaataatagAGAAAGTATCAGAAGACATAAAAGTCAACATTATGAAGAAGATCAAGATGAAGATGAGTATTATGttgatgatgatgaagaagaaaatgataaaagaagagaaaaacgaaataaaagaaaagattctgagaaaaagaaagaaagaaaaaaagaaaaaaaaaaatcacatgtaaatgaagaaaaatataaagatagAAATACGAATAGACGTGATACTTATATGTATAGAAGTGACTCGAAAcattcatataataaagattTTGATGATGTACATGATACTAATCTTTTTAGTAGTGAATTTGATGAAgaattaaatgaatatcGTAATGAAAAgtttaataaaaatatgaatatgaaagaaaaaagaaaaagtaaaaatgataaaaataataaaaataattcaagAAAAAGctataaaatgaaaaataatgaacatttaaataattttaatgaagaagatgaaatagaaaatgaaaataaagatgatAAATTTGAATTCAgtgatgataattataatgataataaaaaaaattattttaatgaaaataaattatataatttagATGATAGTTCTTCAAATGATATTATACATTCAATgaataaaagaaatagTTTAGAAAAAGAATTCTTATCAAGTAATAAACCTCTTAATTTATTAGTACATATATCAGAAATTATTAATGTTTCCATgaatttaaagaaaaatgttaatatatttattaccATAAAATCTgttgataataaaatatatttaaaaaaaaaaacaaaaaataaaagtataCAAAACTGttctataaatatttcaGAATCGTTTGATTTTTCttgtaattataataaaaaattatatctAATAATTGATATTATTGATAGTACTGATGGGAcctattattataattctgtaataaatttaaataaaatccttttgagaaaaaataaatatttccTACCAACTATATATACATTGACACcaaaaaatgaaaaagcAAAATTAGAACAAggattattatataatgaaaatagTACTAATATAAATCCTTATAAGCAAGTACCAAgtaattttataaatctTCAATCAAGTGGATTTAcaaatatgaaaaatatgaatcAAGCTTCAAATgatcaaataaaaaatggtgtttataataataaacaaaatttaACACCTAGTCCTTTTTTTggttttaaaaaaaattataacaatccaaatttaaataatcaaaatatgaataattttaattttagTAGTCGAAATGTTAATTGTTATCCTAAtcttaataattttaattttacaagtagaaatatgaataatcataatttgaataattttaaaaatgtatatgtGTCACCtaatttgaataatatgaattatGGAACTCGAAATATGAGAGTTACCCCTTTTAATTCACCAGGTCTTAATATGGGACGACCCTACATGTTCAGTCCTCGTCAGTATCCCCAgatgaataatatgaacatGAATGTTAGTGGTATGGgttatatgaataatatgaataatatgaataatatgaataatgtgaataatatgaataatatgaataatgtGAATAATGTGAATAATTTGAACAATGTGaataatttgaataataatcaatttgccaattattttaataatgtaCCAACAGTtggaaatataaataaaggTGTTATAGAAAGTAACActtttaataatacaaatgtCAACAAAACtttattacaaaataataatttcaaTAACAATAGTAATAATTCAGGTgcaatattttttgataaaaatggaTATTTAAATAACGCTAATACAATGACATACAAAAGAGATGAAGAAAAAGTCCCAAGTAACtgtacatatattattatgaatgtgtttttaaaaaataaagaatttGATCATGTGACAGAATtgaaaaaacaaaataaattaaatgtGTTCAAAGAATTGTATAATGGATGTAATAAAGAAaagatttattatttaactaaaaataaagaaaatgaaaagaaaatagAAGAACTAGATAAAATGGTTATGCTTTTAGAATTAGATAATGAATCATATTTAGATGCcaataaaaaattgaaagaaataattgaaggaaataaagaaattatCAAAAGAATAGAAAAGGTTTTaactaaaaaaaataataaaatagaaaaattagaaaaggaaaatcaaaaaattatagaaacagaaaaagaattagaaggtaataaaaaagaaaataatgtattatcagaaaaaataacaaaattaaattcaatatataataaaaatataataaaattaaaagattCTAGtcaaattaataataatttaaatagTAAAGTTAATAATCTAATATTTCAATTACAAAATTCACAATgtaaaaatgaaaaattaatgttatatttatcattcttattaaaacatatacataaattaaattgtgaacaaaatgatattttaaattttcaaAAATTTCAACAAAGAAATTCACAAATTGTTAATTCATTATTAGACAAGGAAAGTTTACATCAATTAAATAATCATACATGTACAGATATcttaaatgaaaaaaaagaaaatgaaaatatatataccaaAGAAAATAGtagtaaaaaatatattaaggAAATTTTAAagtttataaaaaaagaaaaaaataatgaaaacTATAAAAATTCTAAATTATTGCAAGATATATTGGATATATGTGAGGATGtcaacaacaataataataataataataataaaattaatattaaagatgaagaattattaaattctaagaaagaaaaaaatcTTCTAACATACGAAAATGATAGCAACCTTATAGAAGattataaagataataatgataataatcAAACTAATGTATCTTTAAAAGATCaaaatgatttattattacaagAAGATTCTTATATTGATGATTTTTTAATGAatcaatataaaaattatatgacTCTTTCatcaaaagaaaaaagacAAGATGGATTGGATGAActtaaacaaaaaaaaaaaaaaaaaaagggaaatattaataaaaatgattatatatataataataaaaaacatagttatttttataatttaagtaaaaaatttgattcagatgaagaaataaatagtgatgatcaatattataatcaAGAACAACAAAGACTTcgaaataaaaaatataaggataaatcaaaatatcaacattataataatgatacAGATAATACATTTGATTTAAAacatgataataaaaataatacatacCTAGATCATGCAAAAGATATACCATTATACGACCACtacaataatataattaattgTTCAAATAGTACATACTCATTTAATATgttaaataatatagagCATGATCCAATACTTATAtcatacaaaaaaaaaattaaaaataataaaaaaaaacataaaaataatgaaaatagTGAAAATAGTGAAAATAGtgaaaatattgaaaatagtgaaaatattaaaaatattgaaaatacTGATAAACGcttaaaaaacaaaatgaaagGAAAGAATGAAAAGAAAACCAAATCATCCCTTGTACAATCGAACTTGTTCTTAGGTATAAATAAGGATGATGATGCTCAAAAAAAGTATgtacataattataaaaaaaaaaaaaataaaataaatggAATTCTTTCACCAAATGAGCATTATACATTTAGTAATTGTGAAATAGATAGTTATATTAAAGAAACTGAAAAAAGAAccaatattattttaagTGATGgatatttaaatgataagAAATCTTTGATgcaaataaataatgataataagaaaaatagtaagaaatataataagaaaaataagaacaaaaaatattcacTTAATTggaatgataatattaatcaAAAGTTTTCTGTCTCCAAATATGGTCAAAAAGGTTTGCTAAATGAACGTcatttaaatgaaaatgatcTTATAAATAAGGAACAAcataatgtaaatattaataatacaaaattaagcttaaataaaataaaaaatataaatgatttCAGTAAAAAAACAACAAATGATTATGTAAGtgattataaaaattttgaaCAAAAATTCAATTATTTTGTAAGAGTATctaaaaatttaaaaggAACCATATTAACAAATAATGATGACAAATTAAGTTATGCTATcaatataaatgaaaaaaattattttacaaacttagaaaaaatcataaataagtgtaataaaaaagaacaaaatatttcaCATTTAAATAACTATTTAAATACACAAATGGGTTCCAATTTCATAACTCAGGAAGAAATTAATGAACATAAGAAATTTATGCGAATATTTTATactaaaaataataaaggtattatatttcaaaataaccttatgaaaatatatgccaaaatttatatgaatcATTCAAGTACGACAACTAAACAAAAGACATATCAATTAGATATATCAAATATGACAAAAGATATTAGCAGTAcagataataataataataatgatgataataaaaataatgataataataataataataataataataataataataataataatgatgataataacaataataatgataataataacaataataatgataataataacaataataatgacagtaataaaatgaatataattgaaaataacccatcaaatgataaaatatatatgaatatttacgttaaatctatattatataatattttatatattaaatgtgATTTATcagaaaataaaatggaccatataaaagtaataaaaagaaatttaaaaaaaaatcaaaatcAAGTTattgaagaaaatgaatatataaatttaaaaaaaaatgatatttgtttattatatacattgTGTTTCAAAAAAGCATATCTAAACCATATGCTTCTATTCCTTAATATGGATTGTTTaattaatgataatacaATAATTAAATTCAAGTTATCTTTACCTTTTCCTCatctatttttatttaaaccaaatagtttatatttaaataattttattaaaaatatatcaggaacaacaaaatattattgtaaaacatattattacaatttattaaaatttacAACTTTTGAGgaatttattaattctttaaaattatataattcatttaatgtattccattttaattcatataatattttatatactaCCTATCCAATtgataacaaaaataaaatactTCTCTTAATTGTTTGTGATTTTATTAAAAcgaaaaataaaaataatagcGATCAAGTTAaattacattttatatCCTTATCAAATACTATAATTAGTTTTGCTATTAATTTGTTTAAgcaaatattataa
- a CDS encoding putative beta-catenin-like protein 1 has protein sequence MQGEEYSDDEEVDVEEILKQAENIECVDESSIKKIGVLLKKKKTKNERDRMEYPEEPEKWVSSEVDLDEILVNLKNLSVCTNLYKSMIDSDIFGEIIDLLNHPNNDIVIEVIDIIKEITNPSNIYELDKELNDIMIQYLNKKKLCHFLINVLDKINEEENDEYYNAMTSILNILDNIFELENDLQNDLLKNSKLLFFLLNRINNEIKNDDSNSLYASEIFVLLILRINQFSQNVYDDFYYIISIFNPILKYISKYKDKDPESINKKEILLNYFQALGNLLLLNKNKNVFLNTIGFELMLKLLSERKFLCFPSLKIFAILLNDNESCNKFIEMNGLKYLFCLFMLRDIKKQNHMSVFEFEENIIIIISNLCLFCTGTFQGRVLNKFGEKKCEKIIRLLEIRQKYHEVIIKDKKKKQKNKNQVNDNLKKMNIQIDEDSKKNLEYIELCDKGYLIYQLTDVILIALFYMNNTYICNNIFIHLYTRNIDIQSIYENILDFLDCLDDEDLDEKLNDMLTHFLTSSKESNLFL, from the exons ATGCAAGGTGAAGAATATAGTGATGACGAAGAAGTCGACGTTGAAGAAATTCTAAAACAGGCGGAAAAT ATAGAATGTGTTGATGAAAGCAGCATAAAAAAAATCGGAGTgcttttaaaaaagaagaaaacaaaaaatgaAAGAGACAGAATGGAATATCCAGAGGAACCTGAAAAATGGGTAAGCAGTGAAGTGGATTTAGACGAAATATTAGTAAATTTGAAGAATTTAAGTGTATGTACAAacttatataaaagtatGATAGATTCAGATATATTTGGGGAGATCATTGATTTGTTAAATCATCCTAATAATGATATTGTTATAGAAGttattgatattattaaagAGATTACTAATCcatctaatatatatgaattagATAAAGAATTGAATGATATAATGATacaatatttaaataaaaaaaaactatgtcattttcttataaatgtattagataaaataaatgaagaagaaaatgatgaatattataatgcTATGACATCTATTCTTAATATtttagataatatatttgaattagaaaatgatttacaaaatgatttattaaaaaattctaaattattattttttttattaaatagaattaataatgaaattaaaaatgatgattCAAATTCACTTTATGCGAGTGAAATTTTTGTATTACTCATTTTAAGAATTAATCAATTTTCTCAAAACGTATATGatgatttttattatattatatctatttttaatcctattttaaaatatatttctaaatataaagataaagaTCCTGAAagtattaataaaaaagaaatcttattaaattattttcagGCCTTAGGAAATTTATTACTcttaaataaaaataaaaatgtcTTTCTAAATACAATCGGATTTGAGCTTATGCTTAAATTATTAAGTGAAAGgaaatttttatgttttcCATCTCTTAAGATTTTCGCTATCTTATTGAATGATAACGAATCAtgtaataaatttattGAAATGAATGGACtcaaatatttattttgtcTATTTATGTTAAGAGATattaaaaaacaaaatcATATGAGTGTATTCGAAtttgaagaaaatattataatcattatatCAAATTTGTGTTTATTCTGTACAGGCACATTTCAAGGAAGAGTACTCAATAAATTTGGAGAAAAGAAATgtgaaaaaattataagaCTATTAGAAATAAGGCAAAAATATCATGAAGTTATAATTAaggataaaaaaaaaaaacaaaaaaataaaaatcaagtaaatgataatttaaaaaaaatgaatattcAAATTGATGAAGATTCTAAAAAGAATTTGGAATATATAGAATTGTGTGACAAAGGTTATCTAATATATCAACTAACAGATGTAATATTGATAGctcttttttatatgaataatacatatatttgcaataatatttttattcatttgtatacaagaaatatagatatacagtctatatatgaaaatatattag ATTTTTTGGATTGCTTAGATGATGAGGATTTAGATGAAAAGCTAAATGACATGCTTACACATTTTCTAACATCTTCAAAAGAATCAAatctatttttataa